The sequence aaataattttctaagaaaTACATAACAGTACAACacatgttcatgccacaaattaaaaatattttacaccataaatataaataacataatagtCCAGCGCATCACAATactaataaactaaaaatttatgttCAACCTCGGTAGGTGCAAGTGCTTCTGTTGTGCCCCTTGGCACCGCACTTGCTACAGTTTCGTGATTTGATAATCCTTTCACCATTACAAGCAGTTCGGTTGTTCTTAATTCTTCCAACCTTTTGCTTCTTGGGTCGCCCTACTGGTTGCTTCTCAACAGGCACTCCAACTGTCATGTTCTTTATGTCATCAGGCAattcccaatcatcctcgtcaccaactGGCATAATTGTTCCTTCGTATGTCCTCCTCCAATATTCTGTTGTGTAATATGGCGAGCATAGTGTGTACACGCTAATACTTCGCTCTTGAGATGCAGCACATGCATGAGGACAAGGAAACTTCATGCACTGGAACAAGCCGCAAGTGCAACTCTGTTCCTGCAAGTCCACTACGCCACCGGTGAGAACTGTTCCTCCAGGGTGAACCTGCAACGTGTAAGGTCCGCATGAGTCAACGTTCAAAAACTGacctttttcaaaatgcaatgccaagtcctcctccatttctggtgctaggGGTTTCGTCCACTTGTCAGCTTTTTCTTTTCGTGAAGCAAACCACTTTTGGACTTTGGACCTCAGGAATGCCACAGCAGCAGTGATCGGGAAGcctcttgcatccttagttGTGTTGTTGAAGCTCTCAGCCCAGTTGCTCGTCATTACATTGTAACGTACCCCTGGAAAGTACGACCGGACCCACTTTTCAAATCCAATTTCCTCAAGATATTGTGCAACCGCAGCATTCATTGCCCAAATGTTCTCAAATTCTCTGTGAAACTCTGATCTTGAGTACGTGTAGGCACACgtgtaaatgtgattcgtgaagacgtcagtcttgaacttgtggttgacgttcataataatgtggtggtagcatgcaccgtggtgtgcatcagggaacacgatatccaaagcacgaacaatgctttgatgcctatccgaaacaaaggctaagttctcaacatcaccaatcgtttctttcaattttctcataaaataggtCCAGGAATTGTGGTTTTCACTGTCAACTATAGCAAAAGCTATCGGAAAGATATGACTCCCTGCATCCAAAGCCACTGCACACAACATTTGCCCACCATATCTAGTCTTCAAGAAAGACCCATCAACGCATACAACAGGTCGACAAAACCTAAACCCCCGAATACAAGGACCCAGAGAGAAGAAACAATACTTGAAGCGACCATCTTCTACCACAAAATCCGTGATGGTACCTGGATTTTTCAACTGTAGCATGTGCAAGTAACTAGGTAATTTCGAGTACGAATCTTCAGGTGTACCCCGAGCTAGGTGTAGTGCCTTCTCTCTGCACCTCCATGCCTTTTCATAACTCATTTGGATCCCGTAAtccttgtgcatactttttcttaTATCAGACGCCAAGTGATCCGAGCCGTCAGTTGCgaacttatccttaattagaTGGGCAACTATCAAAGGTGATGCTTGACGGTTATCTTTTCCTCGAAGATCAAGGGAACATGTATGTACATTATGAAATGTACTCACCTCGAACATGTTAGAAAGTACGTTCTTCGTCGCTCTTAATCTCCACCCACAATCTGTATCCTTACATGTGACGTACCAAATATCAGTACCAGACTTCCTAACGTAGTAGTCAAACCCTTTCTTCATTGCATACAGGCCAACAACCATCTTTAAATGCTCTTTGTCTCTAAAAAACTTTCCCACATGTAACTCCCCACCTGGTGTGCCACCCGTAGATATATAATGACTATGATCCTCGATGTCTTCTCTTGTATACATTTTCTCCTTGAATTTACCGTAACTTgtcgaagaagaaaatggatcgCTCCATCCAGTCACATTGGTCCCTCGAGCATCAGTAGGACCACTAACATCATTGGTCTCTCTACCATTATTAGGACTTGTACTGTCAGTAGTTCCTCTAGCATGACTGGTTTCGCCTGGACGACTACTACTAGTACCAGGTGTTTGGCAATTTTCTCTACAGGGCATTCTTTTCTGTGTCGGTGGCCTCGGTGGCCTCGGTGGTATTTGGTACGATACTGGAGTTAAGTTCAAAGGTACAGCAGCAGGGGCCTCTGTACCTTCGTCGTCTCTTACGCCATCATTGCCCTCAACATAATATTCAGGGTCTGGACCATCAAAAAAACCATCAATGAAGGGCATTTGTGCTACAATATCAGCACTCGGCATCATAGTATTTAATTCAGGTAATACATCCGCAACCAACACCTctggatttgtttctggaacaaaactcccaacctCGCTACGATTATCCTTAACAGAACTTGGTGTGGGACTAGGATCGACCCAAACATTCTTCTTTAACAAAGTCACAAACAAAGGAATAAATTCATCTGGCTTCTTCGCAAGTGTAGATAAAAAGTACCTTGCACGCTTATCATTTCGAATAACTTCAGGGCGATACTCATAGCCTTTCCTGTACTTGTAATTTACTTCCAATTTCAAGTCATACTCCGCTTTGTCAACATCCAGTTCTTCGTACAAAACATCAACCAAACCTGAGTAGCTTAGGTTCGGATCAATGTCAATTGTCAAATTTTCACTCCCTTTATAAACCCAATCTCTACCATCAAGCTCCCAAACACCATTATACATAACACACGCATTAACAGTTGAACCTGTCACatacatttaaaaaaacacaattataatttacaacaaaaatctcaccaataaaaactaaaaaaccatTTTTTTGGGCCCTATGGGACCCAAATCGGAcccaaaaaaaacttaaaaactgACATTTTAGGGTACAATCGGACCCCTATCGGGGctccatcggaccccatcgggctCCTCCCAAATAAATAAGGAAATGGGTGGCCATTGGACCACTATCGGGGGGTCCATCAGACCCATCTCAAAAAAGAGCAAAAAAGTACGTTGTACAATGCCCATCGGACCCTATCGGGGgtccatcggaccccatcggacccggctcaaaaaaagacaaaaaaaatatgttttaccagcCCATCGGACCCTATCGGGAtgccatcggaccccatcggaccaggctaaaaaaattagacaaaaacaTTTTAgggggaccatcggaccccatcgggctTTCACCCCTGTTAGCCCTTTTCACTATGCATCGGGCCACAATCAGGCCACCATCGAACCCCATCGGGCCATACGGAAAAAATTGCAGGAACTAGGAAAATTCCAGTTTTCACACGCAGCAAACAATTTAACAGAAAAAACAGCAACATTCCACAGATGAAGCATCAGAACAACATTCTAAACTAAGTATAATAACAACAAACAagattacacaaaaaaaaaataaaaaattacccaTGAGTTAGTGTATGCTCGGCCAAAATGACAGAAATTAAGTGGTGAGCTTGTACTCTAGTAGTTGCTAGTGTAGTGAGGTGAAAATCCCGGTGAAAAGAACGAGACTAGAGAAAGGAAAAATTTGAGCTTCCCTCCCTTTGTGTGGTGTAGCTACGGGCagcagagagaaagaaagagagaaggaaagagagaagaagtgaGAGGGAGGGGGTGAAGTaattaaaggggtattttggacATAATATAAAAGTTGTCATATATAGGCAATTTTATAGTATTtagttttacaaaaataattttaaggttaattaagtatagattgtcaaatttcccatataaaaattgataatttatataaaaaaaaataatgatactaAATATAGAGAATAAAGAGTATTAATAAATGATAATGtaagcaaattaatttaaattgtaagaTAATAGCATGCAATTAGAAAATTCTTTTAGAAGAACTTCTCAAAAacctggaaaaaaaaaacataagaggTCAAGATGATAAATAGAAAATCGTGATGATCCCAGCTAGAGGGGATGTTACACCTTGGCCCACAGTTGGTGGCTGCATGTTTGGTTATTCATGATTATGGTGGGACCCTTGTATTCCCAGGAGTCTGCAATGTAAGATCTGCTAACAGTGGGTCACTCTGATCAACCACACCTCTGCGAGTTTGCACCACCATTTTGTGTGTCTGATGAAACTTAAGACAAAGAGCACACTTGGATttctgctctcaatgaaagcaccaaaatgttgatatcgcttttagccaacgacaatgagtcaatTAATAAGCGATAAGAAATGTAATTAAGATAGAGCAAAAATCAGTAAGCAATAAAGAACACAagattttaaagaggttcgacccctttagttcggtaatagcctactccccttggaTTGTATTAACTTGAGAACAAAACAGTGTTTCCTCTCTCAAACCTCTCACAATGAAATCTATGAGTATTTTTTCTTAGATCTCTCTGAAGTAATTCTTTCGACCCCTTTTACAGTGAGAatggatcactatttataggactAAAAGCATGAAGGAAGGTTTCCCTTTTGCTTACAATATCTATAATGGCTAAGAACATACATTACATTTTTAGAATACATAAATTGAGGGATtcggacagcttgccatatcccTTTGATACGATCTCATGATTGTAGGGATTGCTTGTGTGCTTCACGATATCAATCTTGAAGTTGCTAAGTTGATACATTGCTCGGAGAAATAACTCAGTTTGTTGTCCGGACCATCTACCCTTGCTCTGCTCGGTTAGGAAGACTTTGTCCGTGCAAATGCATGGCTGAGGTCTGTTCGGAATATCTCTCCAGCCAAATGTAAAGAATAGCAGACATGTGTCACCAGTATGCGTTGCCACGTCatagtgcaaaaattgggataacatatatatatgatgtaATTAAGAGTTGAAAAGCACAACTCGAGAAATCCCGAAGCCCATATTAAGAGATTGGTGTGATTTTTCTCATCTCATTTCATGGTGTCTCATGAGTTGATTACACACTGTGATAGAATTTTCGTCTCTCGAAATAATCATATAAGTCCACTCTTATCTTGAGTGTTAAGGACTTCCCCTAGTGGGAAGTCTTCATCAAGTTCTTAATTTTTGGATCAAATGATCGatatttaatatgaaaaaaaaatctagattaTCTTGATAGACATCAAGAGGTAAAATTTATTTACTCATTGTttagatttattttatgtaattctATTGAGATCTTAGACTTACGGTTCAGATTAGATttatctaaaatattttttatataactcATGTCTGCTTTCTAATCTGATTTAGACTATAAAAATCAACAAATACTCCCTCATACAACAAAAAACATACCACAACTCCGAACACAAGTATCATGCCAACAAACATAAAAAATCAAGGTTTTGGAGAGACCAAATAATAAATGATCAAGATTTGTGGGTATATTTGGACATTGCCACCTCCGATTCGGATTGCATAATGAACACAAAaactataaatatttttcttagctTTCCAAAACATTATGAATCATATAAATCAGAGTAAGATTGAAGAAGTTATGCTTGAAATATGGACAGAGTACATGGTAGGTATGACAATCTCAGCAAAAAGGCATAAAGCATATTCTTGGCCAGAAGACCTTGAGCACCATCTCGACCAAGAGGCCTTGAGCATCATCTTGGCCATGTCTCCATAAACATATATTGGCTCTGTAGATCTTTTTCttagattttcaaaatattttgaatCATCCAAATCAGAGTAAGATTGAAAAAGTTATGCTTAAAATACAGACGGAGTACATAGGAGGTATGAGCATCTCGACAAAAAAACCTTGAGCACCGTCTCGTCCAAGAGGCCTTGAGCACCATGGTGGCCATGTCTCCAAGAGCATCTCGGCCAAGAGGCTCATATCCACACCTCCTATGAAATCCCAAAGAGAGCTCTTCAACTCTCAAATGTCCAGAacctaaagaaaaatttcactCTCTCAAAGGTCTAAGATCCCAAAAGAGAAATCATCTATCAAGGTAAGAGTTCATAAGAGTACTTTTAGTACTCTTATGAACTCAGGACAAGTATTGAACCCAAAATTCTCCAAGTAAGAATCTCGAAATCATAATGAGAAAAAAGAGATTTGAAGGGAGACTTGAAGACCTTCTCGCATATGCATACCCTGATGTCCCGATAATGGCTGTCTTGCAGCCACTACCTCTGCATGTCGGGACTACCTGACACCCAATAAGGGGCACATTTGCAACCACTACCTCCTACAACTTGTGACCCAATGTTCTACTTGTCCTGTTGGAATATATCTCAGGTCATTAGAGCTTATAAATACTCTATATTTTAGATTAGAATGAAGGTTGAAAAATCTTTGTAACCAAATCATTTAGAGAGTAATAAAAGCTCCTACTTCTTCTTCATTAAATTTTTACAACTTACTTGAAGTTCTtaatttcttaaatatttacttTCATTTcgtcttaaattttttatttcccgGCCACAACTTCGTTGACAAAAATCAGTTCTCAACAGATCCCACCAATAAGCCCCAAAACCTATGGAGGCAGAGAATGAACACAAGAGCCACCATTAAAAATAGTCTCAAATTGCAGAAACTTCACCCTCACCattaaagatattttttatCTAGCTAGCCCTCACACTAAGCATAGAAAGTCAAATTTGTCATTGAGAATTTCAATATTAATGACATGGACATTTAATACTCCAAAAGTACTGCCAAAAAGAAATGGTGTCCACAGTTTTAGGGGAATAAAAATAGTGAATAGTATCTTTTCATATACTTCCAGCTGGGAGAAAATgacccccccaaaaaaaaaaaggtaacagCAAGACTACGCATATGAGGCTTATCTGTCTCACTTGAATCTTTCCCTGTACATAATCCACACGTACAATTTACACATccctttttatctatatatataaatacctaGCTAATAATCTCGTAGATATAATTTGAAATCTTGTAGTATAGAATAATGggtatgaaaaataattatctgATTTTTGTTGTGATAAGTCTGAGCTTGTTATTGGTTGGTAGGATTAGTGGTACTGGAAATAGTGATGAATATTATAGTAATAAAGTGAGTGAGAAAATTAAAGCAGAGCAAGAGGCAGACCGAGTGGTTGGATTGCCGGGACAGCCACCTGTGAGCTTCAAACACTACGCCGGATATGTTAACGTTAACCAAACTAATGGAAGAGCTTTGTTCTATTGGTTTTTTGAAGCCATAAACAATTCTCAACACAAACCTCTCGTCTTATGGCTTAACGGAGGTACGTCCTTCTTTATATACATTATTAGCTAAGCTTttatttcaattattaattaattaagcttctatacatatatgcaaaatATACCAACAATTATTCCCATTTCCCACCATTCTATTAATTTTGTGCTAAATTTTTGTTATCTGGGAAAACAACTCGATTCATCTGCTGCTATAAGGAATGTGCCCTTTtccaatattctttattttattaattattaacataaaaaaatttaccatcataatataagaaaattaataaaagaaatCTTTGTCAACGTTCTTCTTattctatttaatatttaattagcatATCTAGTCAAACATATAATAATTCTTACAGTAATAATTTTTATACCGCTAAGATTATCAATAATATGTTTCAAACAAAAGCCAAATTGCATGATATTCCTCTATAATTGATCTCTGCTAGCAAATGGcataaatgtattttaaaatatttaattacgaTTCAGTTTTACGGATATaacatctaaaaaaaaatagatctaCTCGGGTAGTCAAATAATACtgaccatattttttttttcttcactgttatattatttattgcaCGACaatattaacattaaaatttggTTTATTTCCTAGCTAGATAGAATTACTATCTATTGAATTAATTACATTCGCACCaatctatataataaatatatatagttttgttTACTGCACAATAATATTATGATGATGATAGAGACTGTACagaattaatatatatgaccttaatctttctttctttctttctttcttttcattttcaattaaa is a genomic window of Cannabis sativa cultivar Pink pepper isolate KNU-18-1 chromosome 9, ASM2916894v1, whole genome shotgun sequence containing:
- the LOC115725253 gene encoding uncharacterized protein LOC115725253 is translated as MTSNWAESFNNTTKDARGFPITAAVAFLRSKVQKWFASRKEKADKWTKPLAPEMEEDLALHFEKGQFLNVDSCGPYTLQVHPGGTVLTGGVVDLQEQSCTCGLFQCMKFPCPHACAASQERSISVYTLCSPYYTTEYWRRTYEGTIMPVGDEDDWELPDDIKNMTVGVPVEKQPVGRPKKQKVGRIKNNRTACNGERIIKSRNCSKCGAKGHNRSTCTYRG